Proteins encoded by one window of Gemmatimonadota bacterium:
- the polA gene encoding DNA polymerase I translates to MTDTEKTLFLLDGMALAYRGHFGLIRNPRMTSTGMNVSMVFAIANTILGILNKNRPTHIAAVFDTPEPTHRHKQYAEYKAQRDAMPEDLSTALPYLFRLIEGFNIPVIRVPGWEADDVIGTLAKQADEAGFTTYMVTPDKDYAQLVSAQSFICKPGNTGDNFETMGVDEVLEKWGIERIDQVIDMLGLMGDASDNVPGVPGVGEKTAQKLIAQFGSVESLLENTDQLKGRQKERIEENRDLALLSKSLVTIERDVPLEVTPDSLTVKERRNDDLKKLFVELEFNTLGKRLFGEDFSAAPRLTLAGSQEDLFSDDQLKTIADVEHDYRCVDTPESRAALIDSLRQAPSFCFDMETTSLDPKTCDILGFAFAIEPHTGYYVPMPDGREDVLRIADEFQSLFDDTGKELIGHNIKFDLSVLRWHGITVSCRIFDTMLAAYVTVPDLRRTMDYLSQALLGYTPISITTLIGEKGEEQGTLKDAPLEKVVEYAAEDADITLQLAGLLRPRIGEMKQDTVFGEIECPLVTALVEMEHEGVRMDVGQLKHLSGLLDEEIQRSSDRITELAGEPVDFNSAKQLGHILFDKLKIDPNAKRTAKTGQYSTAEAILRRLAPKHEIVEQILHYRMCTKLNSVYVSQLPHSVFSGTGRVHTSYEQAVIATGRIQSHGPNLQTIPVRTEMGRQIRKAFVPRDDDYLLMAADYSQIELRIAAELSRDEGMMETFIQHEDIHSATAMKIYDVDYDGVTDEMRRRAKTVNFGIIYGISAFGLAERLNIPRGQGQELIDQYFAKYPGTRKYMEDTVKFAEDNGFVETMTGRRRYLRDINSRNATTKRAEERVAINSRIQGTAADLIKLAMTRIHNQLKKRECRTRMLLQVHDELVFDLHRSEEDSLPAMIEECMRSALPMTVPIEVEIGIGTNWLEAH, encoded by the coding sequence ATGACTGACACCGAGAAAACCCTGTTCCTGCTGGACGGCATGGCCCTGGCCTATCGAGGCCATTTCGGGTTGATCCGCAATCCGAGGATGACGTCGACGGGCATGAACGTCTCCATGGTGTTCGCCATCGCCAATACCATCCTCGGCATTCTGAACAAGAACAGGCCCACACATATCGCCGCCGTGTTCGATACGCCCGAACCTACGCACCGGCACAAGCAGTATGCCGAGTACAAGGCGCAGCGCGACGCCATGCCCGAAGACCTGAGCACCGCCCTGCCCTACCTGTTCCGGCTCATCGAGGGGTTCAACATCCCGGTGATCCGCGTTCCCGGCTGGGAGGCCGACGACGTAATCGGGACCCTGGCGAAACAAGCCGACGAAGCGGGATTTACCACCTACATGGTCACGCCGGACAAGGACTACGCGCAACTCGTCTCCGCGCAGTCCTTCATCTGCAAACCCGGGAACACCGGGGACAACTTCGAAACCATGGGGGTGGACGAGGTGCTGGAGAAATGGGGGATCGAGCGGATCGACCAGGTGATCGACATGCTCGGCTTGATGGGCGACGCCAGCGATAACGTGCCCGGTGTTCCGGGCGTCGGCGAAAAGACCGCCCAGAAGCTCATCGCCCAGTTCGGCTCCGTCGAGAGCCTGCTGGAGAACACGGACCAGTTGAAAGGCAGGCAGAAGGAGCGGATCGAGGAAAACCGGGATCTGGCCCTGCTGTCGAAGAGCCTGGTCACCATCGAACGCGACGTCCCGCTGGAAGTCACCCCCGATTCGCTGACCGTCAAGGAAAGACGGAACGATGATCTGAAGAAGCTGTTCGTGGAACTGGAGTTCAACACCCTGGGCAAGCGGCTTTTTGGCGAAGACTTCTCGGCTGCGCCGCGGTTGACCCTCGCCGGCAGTCAGGAAGACCTGTTCTCAGACGACCAGTTGAAGACGATCGCGGACGTGGAGCACGACTATCGTTGCGTTGACACGCCCGAATCCCGCGCGGCGCTCATCGATTCGCTGCGTCAGGCGCCTTCCTTCTGTTTCGACATGGAAACGACCAGCCTGGATCCGAAAACCTGCGATATCCTGGGTTTCGCTTTCGCGATTGAACCACATACCGGTTACTACGTACCCATGCCGGACGGGCGCGAGGACGTGCTGCGGATCGCCGACGAATTCCAGTCTCTCTTTGACGACACCGGCAAGGAACTCATCGGGCACAACATCAAGTTCGATCTTTCCGTGCTGCGGTGGCACGGGATTACCGTGTCCTGCCGCATCTTCGACACCATGCTGGCGGCCTATGTGACCGTGCCGGACCTGCGGAGGACCATGGACTATCTGTCGCAGGCCCTCTTGGGCTACACGCCGATCTCCATTACCACCCTCATCGGCGAGAAGGGCGAGGAGCAGGGCACGCTCAAGGATGCGCCACTGGAAAAAGTCGTCGAATACGCGGCGGAAGACGCGGACATCACGCTGCAACTGGCGGGATTGCTGCGACCCCGGATCGGCGAGATGAAGCAGGATACGGTATTCGGTGAAATCGAGTGTCCTCTGGTTACCGCCCTCGTAGAAATGGAACACGAAGGCGTGCGGATGGACGTGGGGCAACTGAAGCATCTGTCCGGATTGCTGGACGAGGAGATCCAGCGGTCCTCGGACCGGATCACCGAACTGGCCGGAGAGCCCGTCGATTTCAATTCGGCGAAACAGCTTGGCCATATCCTCTTCGACAAGCTGAAAATCGATCCCAACGCCAAGCGCACGGCGAAGACGGGCCAGTATTCGACGGCGGAAGCCATACTCCGCCGACTCGCGCCCAAGCACGAGATCGTGGAGCAGATCCTCCACTACCGGATGTGCACCAAGCTCAATTCCGTATACGTCAGCCAACTGCCCCATTCCGTGTTTTCCGGGACGGGACGCGTACACACTTCATACGAGCAGGCCGTGATCGCCACGGGCCGGATCCAGTCCCACGGCCCCAACCTGCAGACCATCCCGGTCCGCACGGAGATGGGCCGTCAGATCCGAAAGGCCTTCGTGCCCCGGGACGACGACTACCTCCTGATGGCCGCGGACTACTCCCAGATCGAACTGCGCATAGCGGCCGAGCTCAGCCGGGACGAGGGCATGATGGAGACCTTCATCCAGCACGAGGACATCCATTCGGCGACGGCCATGAAGATCTACGATGTGGATTACGATGGGGTGACCGACGAAATGCGCAGGCGCGCCAAGACCGTCAATTTCGGCATCATCTACGGCATCTCCGCCTTCGGGCTGGCCGAACGGCTCAACATTCCCCGGGGACAGGGCCAGGAACTCATCGATCAGTACTTCGCGAAGTATCCCGGGACGCGCAAATACATGGAGGATACGGTCAAATTCGCGGAGGACAACGGCTTTGTCGAGACCATGACGGGCCGGCGGCGGTACCTGCGGGACATCAATTCCCGCAACGCCACCACCAAGCGTGCCGAGGAGCGTGTCGCCATCAATTCCCGCATCCAGGGCACGGCGGCCGACCTGATCAAGCTGGCCATGACGCGGATACACAACCAATTGAAAAAACGGGAGTGCAGGACGCGCATGCTGCTGCAGGTGCATGACGAACTCGTGTTCGATCTGCATAGGTCCGAAGAAGACTCCCTGCCGGCCATGATCGAGGAGTGCATGCGGAGCGCCCTGCCCATGACCGTGCCCATAGAAGTGGAGATCGGCATCGGTACAAACTGGCTGGAAGCACACTAG
- a CDS encoding amidohydrolase family protein — MVFDFHTHFYTSAYLDEIEQGGYQAELFRDADGNRLLKLDGDYSMIAPGHFDVERVIEHMDRHGVDRQLLSFSIPGLHIEEPNAGCRLARVVNEALSDTVSRYPDRLSALAVLPLQDPTASAAELVRAVESLSLRGGMLFSNINGRSLGGPEFHELYAAASSLDLPLFVHPTTPHANDAFEAYRLTPIAGFPFDTTVAALHLVLSGTMAAFPELKIVLGNLGGTVPFLAGRIDKGYISYPEAREKLDRPPSAYLRNMYYESAGMPNSGALRLAIDFAGVDRVMFGSDFPQQIADVDLGLRVIEEQGLDEADRQRIAGLNAAGLLKV; from the coding sequence TTGGTATTCGACTTCCACACCCATTTCTATACCTCCGCTTATCTCGACGAGATTGAACAGGGAGGATACCAGGCGGAACTGTTCAGGGATGCCGACGGCAATCGTCTGCTGAAGCTGGATGGCGACTACAGCATGATCGCGCCGGGTCATTTCGATGTAGAGCGCGTGATCGAGCACATGGACCGGCACGGGGTGGACCGGCAACTGCTCAGTTTTTCCATTCCGGGACTGCACATCGAGGAACCGAATGCCGGCTGTCGCCTCGCCCGGGTCGTCAACGAGGCCCTGTCCGATACCGTGTCCCGCTATCCCGATCGCCTGTCTGCTCTGGCGGTCCTTCCGTTGCAGGATCCGACCGCTTCGGCGGCGGAACTGGTCCGCGCCGTGGAGTCGCTTAGTTTGCGGGGCGGCATGCTGTTTTCGAATATCAACGGCAGATCGCTTGGAGGCCCGGAGTTTCATGAACTTTACGCGGCTGCGTCCTCCCTGGACCTGCCGCTCTTCGTTCATCCCACCACCCCACACGCCAATGACGCTTTCGAAGCGTACAGGCTGACCCCCATCGCGGGATTTCCGTTCGATACGACCGTTGCCGCCCTGCACCTGGTGCTCAGCGGGACGATGGCCGCGTTCCCGGAACTGAAGATCGTGCTTGGCAACCTGGGGGGGACCGTCCCGTTTCTTGCGGGCCGGATCGACAAGGGGTATATTTCCTATCCCGAAGCCCGCGAGAAACTGGACCGCCCGCCGTCTGCATACCTCAGGAACATGTATTACGAGTCCGCGGGGATGCCGAACAGCGGGGCGCTTCGCCTGGCGATCGACTTTGCCGGCGTCGATCGCGTGATGTTCGGCTCCGACTTTCCCCAGCAGATCGCGGACGTCGATCTGGGGCTGCGTGTCATCGAAGAACAGGGGCTGGACGAAGCGGACAGGCAGCGCATCGCGGGTCTCAACGCGGCAGGTCTTTTGAAGGTATAG
- a CDS encoding Rieske (2Fe-2S) protein, which translates to MSSGNGWIRVGSKADISPGESRAVKIGEGRSIALFNVDGRIHATDNQCPHMGFPLTRGVVKDGILTCDWHGRSFDLEGGGCFNYECDDLETFPVDVRGDEIWVQAGDATYKRRDQHLQLLWEGLLSGDSWTISKASALLLSGGVSEHDIVQMILRHLGRHVASEQGAGGGGDIISLLVSGLEVGRRYDGEDRLMALSLAGRAASGRASERLEVITLPPPVSWEQIDGWVRMFSRNMQDFRIERCLHT; encoded by the coding sequence ATGAGTTCAGGAAACGGCTGGATCCGGGTCGGATCCAAGGCCGATATCTCACCCGGGGAGTCCCGTGCCGTCAAAATCGGCGAAGGGCGAAGCATCGCGCTCTTCAACGTCGACGGACGGATACACGCCACGGACAACCAGTGCCCTCACATGGGATTTCCGCTGACCCGCGGGGTGGTGAAGGACGGGATCCTGACCTGCGACTGGCATGGCCGCAGTTTCGACCTCGAGGGCGGCGGATGCTTCAACTACGAGTGCGACGACCTGGAGACGTTCCCCGTCGACGTCCGCGGTGACGAGATCTGGGTACAGGCCGGGGACGCGACCTACAAGCGGCGGGACCAGCACCTGCAACTGCTGTGGGAGGGCCTCCTGAGCGGAGATTCGTGGACGATCTCCAAGGCCTCCGCCCTGCTGCTCTCGGGTGGTGTCTCGGAGCACGATATCGTACAGATGATCCTGCGGCACCTGGGGCGGCACGTCGCGTCGGAGCAAGGCGCGGGAGGGGGCGGCGACATCATTTCCCTCCTGGTATCCGGTCTCGAAGTCGGCAGAAGATACGACGGCGAGGACCGGCTGATGGCCCTGTCGCTGGCTGGCCGCGCGGCATCGGGTAGGGCATCGGAACGGCTCGAGGTCATCACGCTGCCGCCGCCGGTAAGCTGGGAACAGATCGACGGCTGGGTACGCATGTTCTCCCGCAACATGCAGGATTTCAGGATCGAGCGCTGTCTGCACAC
- a CDS encoding Rieske (2Fe-2S) protein gives MATEQNGYVRVAGADEVADGKPKAVKVEGRSIALFRHNGTIYATDNQCPHMGYPLTRGRVRNGVLTCDWHGWSYDLGGGGCFTGGCDDLETFPVEVRNGDVFVSVSEGGSKRSDAHLLLLKEGLFSTDQWTISKAVAIMLARGVSEEDTLNLIIRHGGRHIATERGANDGGGEVSDFINGIKVARQYESDDRIIPLTFAAHGLSGRAGDRPGIQRLPDPITWEKLEGWIRVFSKDKKWEGIEKCLITARRLGGHDHEILPLLYECAVAPHFLGNSNNLLNIGYIAEVLEEFGWEEAEELVCNLSAKILGQERGLPDEIRQTAIDRFIADTETLDSLGDGPSGGSASGSTDARFDEDAFAEGLVSGEIGPTFGVVTQALKDGVPIERIVTTMVVLAADRMARTPVNMNPGWGGLVREMMMASSVRKALRFGGHRVAAQGLYHVAWQFYGDRWLNITHRPLSESRGSLQPGSADEPEAIEGVLSSIEQIQIREIGRQTRDYLRSGYSGDALLRELGLVILKDDNGRNILSTLRTIFDEWTLCEDHPSRNQLLVGLARWATDIRRATGSQSAAATALRFAKGQTAVDLYEA, from the coding sequence ATGGCGACGGAACAGAATGGATACGTAAGGGTGGCGGGCGCGGACGAAGTGGCGGACGGGAAGCCCAAGGCCGTGAAGGTGGAGGGCAGGAGCATCGCCCTCTTCAGGCACAATGGGACCATCTACGCCACGGACAACCAGTGCCCTCACATGGGCTATCCGCTCACGAGGGGACGGGTGCGGAACGGCGTGCTGACCTGCGACTGGCACGGATGGAGTTACGATCTCGGCGGGGGCGGCTGTTTTACCGGGGGGTGCGACGATCTGGAGACCTTCCCCGTGGAGGTGCGTAACGGCGACGTGTTCGTCAGTGTGAGCGAAGGCGGGTCGAAACGGTCCGACGCCCATCTCCTGCTCCTGAAGGAAGGACTCTTTTCCACCGACCAGTGGACCATATCCAAGGCCGTGGCCATCATGCTGGCCCGGGGCGTATCCGAAGAGGATACGTTGAACCTCATCATCCGGCACGGCGGCCGGCACATCGCCACGGAACGGGGGGCCAACGACGGCGGCGGAGAGGTTTCGGATTTCATCAACGGGATCAAGGTGGCGCGGCAGTACGAGAGCGACGACCGTATCATCCCGCTGACCTTCGCTGCTCACGGTCTGTCGGGGCGCGCAGGGGACCGCCCCGGCATCCAGCGGCTGCCCGATCCGATCACCTGGGAGAAACTCGAGGGATGGATACGGGTGTTTTCAAAGGACAAGAAATGGGAAGGCATCGAGAAGTGCCTGATCACCGCCCGGCGGCTGGGCGGCCATGACCACGAGATCCTTCCGCTGCTTTACGAATGCGCGGTAGCGCCCCATTTTCTCGGCAATTCGAACAACCTGCTAAACATCGGCTACATCGCGGAAGTGCTCGAGGAATTCGGCTGGGAGGAGGCCGAGGAACTGGTCTGCAACCTGTCGGCCAAAATCCTGGGACAGGAGCGGGGGCTGCCCGACGAGATCAGGCAGACGGCCATCGACCGGTTCATCGCAGACACGGAGACGCTGGATTCTCTCGGGGACGGGCCGTCTGGCGGTTCCGCTTCTGGCAGTACCGACGCGCGTTTCGATGAAGACGCCTTCGCGGAAGGCCTGGTCAGCGGAGAAATCGGACCGACATTCGGCGTGGTGACCCAGGCGTTGAAAGACGGCGTTCCGATCGAGCGCATCGTGACGACCATGGTGGTGCTCGCCGCGGACCGCATGGCGCGCACGCCGGTGAACATGAACCCGGGATGGGGGGGCCTGGTCCGGGAGATGATGATGGCCTCTTCGGTGCGCAAGGCCCTGCGGTTCGGCGGACATCGGGTCGCCGCCCAGGGACTGTACCACGTCGCCTGGCAGTTCTACGGCGACCGGTGGCTGAACATCACCCATCGGCCGCTGTCCGAGTCCCGCGGAAGTCTGCAGCCGGGAAGCGCGGACGAACCCGAAGCGATCGAAGGCGTGCTTTCTTCCATAGAGCAGATCCAGATCAGGGAGATCGGCAGACAGACCCGGGACTACCTGCGGTCGGGATACTCGGGAGACGCGTTGCTCCGGGAACTCGGCCTGGTGATCCTGAAGGACGACAACGGCCGGAACATCCTCTCCACGCTGCGTACGATCTTCGACGAATGGACCCTGTGCGAAGATCATCCCTCGCGCAACCAGTTGCTGGTCGGTCTCGCGCGCTGGGCCACCGACATCCGGCGCGCCACGGGCAGCCAGTCCGCCGCGGCGACCGCCCTGCGGTTTGCCAAGGGGCAGACTGCGGTGGACCTGTATGAGGCGTAA
- a CDS encoding aminotransferase class V-fold PLP-dependent enzyme, which translates to MLIDPSEFIGTQGITHLCTGGESPMLKTHGDAVHRFFEDKLLGEEGRRRLEVVSGACKEKVGRLFGVQPDDIGFLTSTSEGINVLVYALDWKPGDNVVVADVEFPSDVLPWTLLKDQGVELRIVENNNWRIDLEDLDKAIDENTRVVNVSHVSYFTGQRLPLPELSDIVHRKNALLCLDVTHSAGAVPVEAQYADFVVSSCYKWLMAVHGVGIFYWNRERVPELNPPFVGWHTPAYLPDWKDPSAYIPRADASRFTPGNETWIGVYVLDNALDCLMDIGIDRIEEHVLQLSARVWDGLADMGWEVITPRAAAERAGNVCFTAADVNAVTHALEDQNVLIFGAYGGVGRARVSTHFYNTDQDVDRFLEVMREIPVTHPESTPGRDFSKAAGVAGN; encoded by the coding sequence ATGCTGATTGATCCTTCCGAGTTCATTGGAACCCAGGGCATAACCCACCTTTGTACGGGCGGAGAATCGCCCATGCTGAAGACGCATGGAGACGCTGTCCACCGTTTTTTCGAAGACAAGCTCCTGGGCGAGGAAGGACGCAGGCGCCTCGAAGTGGTGTCCGGCGCGTGCAAGGAAAAGGTCGGTCGCCTGTTCGGCGTTCAGCCCGACGATATCGGTTTCCTGACTTCTACTTCCGAGGGGATCAACGTGCTGGTCTACGCCCTCGACTGGAAACCCGGCGACAACGTGGTGGTCGCCGACGTGGAGTTCCCGTCGGACGTGCTGCCCTGGACCCTGCTGAAGGACCAGGGCGTAGAGCTTAGAATCGTGGAAAACAACAACTGGCGCATAGACTTGGAAGATCTTGATAAAGCGATAGATGAAAACACCAGGGTGGTCAACGTCAGCCATGTCAGTTATTTCACCGGCCAACGTTTGCCGCTTCCTGAGCTCTCCGATATCGTCCACCGCAAGAACGCCCTGCTCTGTCTCGACGTCACCCACTCGGCAGGCGCCGTACCGGTCGAAGCGCAGTACGCGGACTTCGTCGTTTCGAGTTGCTACAAATGGCTCATGGCCGTGCACGGGGTGGGTATCTTCTACTGGAATCGAGAACGCGTTCCCGAACTGAATCCGCCCTTCGTAGGATGGCACACGCCGGCTTATCTTCCGGACTGGAAGGACCCCTCCGCCTACATACCCCGGGCGGACGCCAGCAGGTTCACGCCCGGCAACGAGACCTGGATCGGGGTATACGTCCTGGACAATGCCCTGGACTGCCTGATGGATATCGGTATTGACCGGATAGAGGAGCACGTACTTCAGCTGAGCGCCCGGGTCTGGGATGGCCTGGCGGACATGGGCTGGGAGGTCATCACGCCCAGGGCCGCGGCGGAAAGAGCCGGCAACGTCTGCTTTACCGCGGCGGACGTTAATGCGGTGACCCACGCCCTCGAGGACCAGAACGTGCTGATCTTCGGAGCCTACGGCGGCGTGGGCAGGGCCCGCGTGTCCACCCATTTCTACAATACGGACCAGGACGTGGACCGGTTCCTCGAAGTGATGCGGGAGATCCCGGTAACCCATCCGGAGTCAACGCCCGGCAGAGACTTCAGCAAAGCGGCCGGAGTGGCCGGCAATTAG
- a CDS encoding electron transfer flavoprotein subunit beta/FixA family protein, which yields MNIIALVKQTPDTAQLSASMDGLKLSAEGGPRIVNPWDEYTLETAIQTREEHGGKVTALCLGPPEAADALKTALAMGVDEAILVSDPAMADSDCLTSAHILATAIRKIGEFSLIVGGRAAIDGNTAATAVQIAALLDIPLVSYVAHINSLDPSSRTISAVRLLEAARETITSRLPALITVVKEINEPRYPSLIGIRKAARANIPVWGCEDLEVDASSVGAGASSIGWQSELPPLREANVEMIDGAPADAAKTLVDRLIEEKVI from the coding sequence GTGAACATTATCGCCCTGGTGAAACAGACGCCCGATACGGCCCAGCTATCCGCCTCCATGGACGGCCTGAAGCTGTCCGCCGAGGGCGGTCCCCGGATCGTCAATCCCTGGGACGAGTACACCCTGGAAACCGCCATTCAGACCCGGGAGGAGCACGGGGGCAAGGTAACCGCCCTTTGTCTGGGACCTCCCGAGGCCGCCGACGCGCTAAAGACCGCCCTGGCGATGGGCGTGGATGAGGCCATCCTGGTATCGGATCCGGCCATGGCGGACAGCGACTGCCTGACCTCCGCGCACATCCTGGCCACAGCCATCCGGAAAATCGGCGAATTCAGCCTGATCGTCGGCGGCAGGGCGGCGATAGACGGCAATACCGCGGCGACGGCCGTGCAGATCGCGGCCCTCCTGGACATACCGCTGGTCTCTTACGTAGCCCATATCAACAGCCTGGATCCATCAAGCCGGACCATTTCGGCGGTTCGGCTGTTGGAAGCAGCGCGGGAAACGATCACCAGCAGGCTTCCGGCCCTGATCACCGTCGTTAAAGAGATCAATGAACCCCGGTACCCGAGCCTCATCGGCATACGCAAAGCGGCCCGGGCAAACATACCCGTATGGGGATGCGAGGATCTCGAGGTCGACGCGTCCAGCGTCGGTGCCGGCGCTTCTTCGATTGGCTGGCAGTCCGAACTGCCCCCGTTGCGGGAGGCGAATGTCGAAATGATCGACGGAGCCCCGGCGGATGCGGCCAAGACCCTCGTGGACCGTTTGATCGAGGAAAAAGTGATTTAG
- a CDS encoding acyl-CoA dehydrogenase family protein, which produces MDFELSEEHRMVERMVYDFSRNEILPSIREHDRNGTFPHELLPKMAAQGFMGICLPARYEGAGMDFISLGLLSEGLEWADSSVRETIAVHLGLHALPIFQWGTDEQKERFLPPLATGENIACFGLTEPGAGSDVAAMTSRARKDGDSYLVSGEKMWITLSDVADRFLVFAKTNQEEGTRGITAFLLERGWEGLTTGTIKGKMGVRASNTGWINMDQVPVPESHRLGEEGEGFKIAMSCLDNARYTVAAGAVGLMKYCLEASVSYAQQRRTFGQPIGDHQLVKQLIAQMKQRIDLGELAVRKVGWLKNRGMRNTRETSMAKWFCTESAFATASDAVQVHGAYGYSDEYDVERHLRNSKSAVIYEGTSQIHQLMQADYVFGNRTDRPLRCEMPAYDPDYWQN; this is translated from the coding sequence ATGGATTTTGAGTTAAGCGAAGAACACAGGATGGTCGAGCGGATGGTCTACGACTTCTCCCGCAACGAGATCCTGCCGTCCATCAGGGAACACGACCGAAATGGTACCTTCCCCCACGAACTGCTGCCCAAGATGGCGGCGCAGGGATTCATGGGCATCTGCCTCCCCGCGCGGTACGAAGGGGCCGGCATGGATTTCATCTCCCTGGGGCTGCTTTCTGAGGGGCTGGAGTGGGCCGACTCTTCCGTCCGGGAGACGATTGCGGTCCACCTGGGCCTGCACGCCCTTCCCATCTTTCAATGGGGCACGGACGAACAGAAGGAACGGTTCCTGCCGCCCCTGGCAACCGGCGAAAACATCGCCTGTTTCGGATTGACCGAACCCGGCGCGGGCTCGGACGTGGCCGCCATGACCAGCCGGGCCCGGAAGGACGGCGACTCCTACCTGGTCAGCGGCGAGAAGATGTGGATCACACTGTCCGACGTGGCGGACCGCTTTCTCGTTTTCGCCAAGACGAACCAGGAGGAAGGCACGCGGGGTATCACCGCCTTCCTGCTGGAACGGGGCTGGGAAGGCCTGACCACCGGCACCATCAAGGGAAAGATGGGGGTGCGGGCCAGCAATACGGGCTGGATCAACATGGACCAGGTTCCCGTACCCGAATCCCATCGCCTTGGCGAAGAGGGCGAAGGCTTCAAAATCGCCATGTCCTGCCTCGACAACGCCCGCTATACCGTGGCCGCCGGCGCCGTCGGCCTGATGAAATACTGCCTGGAAGCCTCGGTGTCGTACGCCCAACAGCGCCGAACCTTCGGCCAGCCGATCGGCGACCATCAACTCGTAAAGCAGCTCATCGCCCAGATGAAGCAGCGCATCGACCTGGGTGAACTGGCGGTACGCAAGGTCGGATGGCTCAAGAACCGGGGAATGCGGAACACCCGGGAGACGAGCATGGCCAAGTGGTTCTGCACGGAATCGGCCTTCGCCACGGCCAGCGACGCGGTCCAGGTGCACGGCGCCTACGGATACTCCGACGAATACGATGTCGAGCGTCACTTACGCAACAGCAAGAGCGCGGTGATCTACGAGGGCACGTCGCAGATACATCAACTCATGCAGGCGGATTACGTGTTCGGCAACCGGACGGACCGGCCGCTTCGATGTGAAATGCCCGCCTACGATCCCGATTACTGGCAGAACTGA
- a CDS encoding tetratricopeptide repeat protein has product MTGLQTSFLLFLFGLSSLTSVAWSQSMSSASLEKCLDKSQALPDRFVACRSAAEEGFPDAQVHLGDLYDWAHVYPQGAGIPDDDTEAVRWYRMAAELGDAMSQQRLGDMYADGRGVPENDMEAVKWYRLAAEQGYDRAQLDLGDMFIRGEGVPGDYVQAYVWYNLAAAQGNEEAALKKDKLAKWMTRDQVQKAQSLSSDLFRRISGRQ; this is encoded by the coding sequence ATGACGGGACTGCAAACGAGCTTTTTGCTTTTTCTCTTTGGACTGTCGTCGCTCACATCAGTGGCTTGGTCACAATCGATGAGCAGTGCTTCGCTCGAGAAATGTCTGGATAAGTCGCAGGCTTTGCCGGATCGATTTGTGGCATGCCGGTCGGCTGCGGAGGAGGGGTTTCCAGACGCACAAGTGCATCTTGGAGACCTGTACGATTGGGCTCATGTGTACCCTCAAGGCGCTGGCATTCCTGATGATGACACCGAGGCGGTGAGATGGTACCGAATGGCCGCCGAACTGGGAGATGCCATGAGCCAACAGCGTCTGGGAGATATGTACGCAGACGGACGGGGTGTACCGGAGAACGACATGGAAGCAGTGAAATGGTACCGACTCGCTGCCGAGCAGGGATATGATCGCGCCCAGCTGGATCTCGGTGACATGTTTATTCGAGGAGAAGGTGTTCCTGGGGACTATGTTCAGGCATATGTCTGGTACAACCTTGCTGCTGCTCAGGGTAACGAAGAAGCGGCTCTCAAAAAAGACAAACTGGCAAAATGGATGACACGTGACCAGGTTCAGAAGGCTCAAAGCCTCAGTTCAGATTTGTTTCGGCGTATTTCAGGTAGACAATGA